The genomic window TCCGCCGGGGTGCAGGATCACGTCCTCATTGCGGAAGGCCTCGATGCTTCTCACAATCCGGGGGTCCACGAAATCCAGCTGGGAGATGTCGGCCTCCAGCAGCACGGCCGTCTCACTGCCAAAATGCTCCACAAGAGCTTTCCAGGCATTGCTCACGCCCTTTGTATTGATGCTTGCATGATCCAGGGCCATCATGATGATCTCTGCCAGGGGTATCAGGTGGAGGTAATCCGGGCGGTGGGAAGGATGTTCCGGGGTGTCATAGTTGGCCAGTTCGTTTACCCGGTCTGCCACACCTTTCTTGATCTGGCCACCACAAACCCGGCAATTCCAGTCCAGGTTTATTGCCTCTTCCATTGTGTAATGCCGGTAACACTTGATACAGGCTGATTCATTGTACTTGCCTTCCTGCGGGAAGAATCCCACATTGAGCACACAGCCATACCCCTCTTTCCTCTGGATTGCCTTTTTAACACCTTCAAAGGAAACTTCAGGAACTTCCAGGCGGTTGAATTCCCGGGCCAGTTTATTGGACCAGGGAGAATGGGCATCGGAATTAGAAAGAAATGTCAAATCCTGCAGTTCTTCTATCCTGTCTGCATAATCACTGTCAGCGCTCAACCCCAGTTCCAGGAAAGCAATACTATCGGCCATATCCCCGTAGCAACTTTCCAGGCTGTCATGGTAGGCATACATGGCAGTCCAGGGGGTAAACGCATGACAGGGGCCGATTAGGGCTCCGACATCGGTTGCAATCTCTGCAATCTGGCCTCCGTCCAGTTTAAGCGTTGGTCTGCCGTCCACGGTGAGATCTCCATGTCCAGCCACCTTTTCTGCCAGTTCCTCTGCTTTGGATATGGAGGGGACTAGCAGCAGATGGTGTACGCGGTTTTTGTCCTCTATCTCAGTTGTAAGAATAAAAGAAGTATTATCGATACCGACCGTCCCGTCATCCTGTGCATATTCCCTGATCTCGGAAAGCCATTTGGGATGTATGCAATCTCCTGTTGCCACAAGATTGATTCCCTTTTTGGCGGCTTCCCGGGCCATCACAGGCAGTTCCATCTTATTGGAACAGGCCATGGAATATTTGGAATGCAGGTGCAGGTCGGCATTAATTAACATGCTTACCCGATATAACCCAGGTCCTCATCACTCGGTGGTGTTTCCGGGAGCGTCTGTTGCTGTTGCTGCTGTTTGGCTTCTACGAGGTTGGCCATGATTTTCTCCATCTCTTTAGCACGTTCCTCAAGTTCACTGATATCAACCTCGATATCAAGTATACTGCTCAGCACAGCAAGCAGGGACTGGGCACTTTTAGGATCTACAAGATATCCTGACGTGTATCCCATAAGACATGCAGCATCAATATCCCTGAATTTGCTCAGGCCAAGGATCAGTCCCGAAGCTCCAACAATTCCGCCGTTGGGTTCTTTTTCCTTGAAGGTGACTCCGTGCTCTTTAAGACTTTCTGTAAGCTCTTCCTTATTCACGGCACCCATAACTTCATCAACATGGTCCAGCTGTCCCGTTGGGAATCCTCCGAGAGAATATATCCTGGAAACCCCGTACTCTTCGGCAATATCCAGGTACAGGTCACACAGCTCGTAATGTCCCTCTGAATTTGTACTTTGCTGGTCGCCTGCAAGCAGCAGGATGTCCTTGCCATTTACCTGGAATGTATAGAATGCGTTACTTACAAGTCTCACTGTACTATTTTCATCCACGAGTACCTGAGGTGGGAAAGAGGTGGAATATATTTCCAGAAGCTTTTCTGCTTCGAATTGCTCGATGAGATGATCAACAACAAGTTTGCCCACATGTCCCACACCCGGCAGGCCGACAAGCAGGGTAGAATCCTGAATTTCAATCTCAGTATTTTGACGCACGATTTTTGTATTCTGCATTGGAATCAATTCCTTTTGCTCAATCTGCGATATTTCCCGTAAGGGTCACGGGGAGAATAGCGGGCAGGTGAAGGTTTGATTGGCCTTCCCCCGCATTTGGGACACGTTTCCTGTAGGGTATATTCCCCGCAGGAAATGCATTTCAAAATCTTTTTACCCAATCGTTATCACGCCTTGGCAGTTTCGGCATGCCTGTGGAAGGCACCTTCTCCGCCAAGATATTCTATTTTTTCGATGGCTTTTTCTGCAGATTCCTTCAGGACAGATTCTGCGATCTTATAATCAGGAGCTATTACCCTGATACGGTATCTGGGTGCACCGGTATATGTTATATCCAGACGGACATCTTCCATCTTCACTTCACTGGCGGCCCGTAAGGCCTCCTTGATGATCTCGATCCCGTTCGGTGCAGAACTTGTAAGGTCTATATGTCCGGCAATCTCCACAAACGGCAGTTTGATATTGTCCTGTGCGAGTTTGACAATGATTTCAACAACTTTTTCATCGATCTTGAGGTTGCTGAAGGCATTTTCCCCGCGCATGGCAGCTTCTTCAAAGGCAGAATATTTGCTTCCGAATTCTGTGTCAAAAGAATCTTCTATTTCCTGAAGTTGCTGTTTGTCGAGTCTTGCTTCTTCTGCAACGAACTGAAGCCATTTCTCAGCCTTCTGTTCGTTCTTCCATTCCTGGATCTTAGCCCTTTTCTGATGTTCATTTACATCTTTGAGGGAAAGGTCAATATGGCGACGTGAGGTATCTACTCTCAGGACCTTGCAGACAATTTTCTGTCCTTCCCTGACGTGATCCCTGACATACTTGACCCATCCTGCCTTAATCTCAGATATATGGATGAATCCTTCTTTCCCGTCGTATTCCTCAAGAGTCGTGTAGGCGCCAAAGTCAGTAACATTTTTTACCGCACAGACTACAAAATCACCGACTTCAGGCCATTTGTTGTTGTCCATTAATATCCCTTATTCGAGTACTTCCAGTATATGTGTTGTAATTGCAGATTTTCCGCCTGTTGGTTCTGCAAGGGTCCTGCCGCATACAAGACAGGTGACTTTCTGGCTTGCACTGCCAAAAATAACCTGCTCATTGGAGCAATCATTGCATTTTACTTTCAAAAATCTACTTTTTGGTTCGGCCATTTATGCTCACTCCTTGAAATCGAATTTCTTTGCACGGAAGCAGGGTCTCTGATGTGCCTTGTTGCACTTGCTGCAACGGTATCGCAGGGCAATCCTTTTTGTTGGCTTGTCACCACTTGGGACCTTGGAGAACTTCCCAC from Methanohalophilus halophilus includes these protein-coding regions:
- a CDS encoding TIGR00375 family protein, producing the protein MLINADLHLHSKYSMACSNKMELPVMAREAAKKGINLVATGDCIHPKWLSEIREYAQDDGTVGIDNTSFILTTEIEDKNRVHHLLLVPSISKAEELAEKVAGHGDLTVDGRPTLKLDGGQIAEIATDVGALIGPCHAFTPWTAMYAYHDSLESCYGDMADSIAFLELGLSADSDYADRIEELQDLTFLSNSDAHSPWSNKLAREFNRLEVPEVSFEGVKKAIQRKEGYGCVLNVGFFPQEGKYNESACIKCYRHYTMEEAINLDWNCRVCGGQIKKGVADRVNELANYDTPEHPSHRPDYLHLIPLAEIIMMALDHASINTKGVSNAWKALVEHFGSETAVLLEADISQLDFVDPRIVRSIEAFRNEDVILHPGGGGKYGWIELPDNLKANKKSSSQKADPDDPNLAAKQQKSLFDF
- a CDS encoding proteasome assembly chaperone family protein, with amino-acid sequence MQNTKIVRQNTEIEIQDSTLLVGLPGVGHVGKLVVDHLIEQFEAEKLLEIYSTSFPPQVLVDENSTVRLVSNAFYTFQVNGKDILLLAGDQQSTNSEGHYELCDLYLDIAEEYGVSRIYSLGGFPTGQLDHVDEVMGAVNKEELTESLKEHGVTFKEKEPNGGIVGASGLILGLSKFRDIDAACLMGYTSGYLVDPKSAQSLLAVLSSILDIEVDISELEERAKEMEKIMANLVEAKQQQQQQTLPETPPSDEDLGYIG
- a CDS encoding RNA-protein complex protein Nop10 — protein: MGKKILKCISCGEYTLQETCPKCGGRPIKPSPARYSPRDPYGKYRRLSKRN
- a CDS encoding translation initiation factor IF-2 subunit alpha, with amino-acid sequence MDNNKWPEVGDFVVCAVKNVTDFGAYTTLEEYDGKEGFIHISEIKAGWVKYVRDHVREGQKIVCKVLRVDTSRRHIDLSLKDVNEHQKRAKIQEWKNEQKAEKWLQFVAEEARLDKQQLQEIEDSFDTEFGSKYSAFEEAAMRGENAFSNLKIDEKVVEIIVKLAQDNIKLPFVEIAGHIDLTSSAPNGIEIIKEALRAASEVKMEDVRLDITYTGAPRYRIRVIAPDYKIAESVLKESAEKAIEKIEYLGGEGAFHRHAETAKA
- a CDS encoding 30S ribosomal protein S27e, producing MAEPKSRFLKVKCNDCSNEQVIFGSASQKVTCLVCGRTLAEPTGGKSAITTHILEVLE